From Streptomyces asiaticus, one genomic window encodes:
- a CDS encoding DUF3152 domain-containing protein, whose translation MRRVGKHSARGSQEGRESRPAVAGSGQGQGSGPAFVEYRASGEAPAADGGRPGTGRRRAAPGPGAPDPGITPPQGVPRLPHGAGGPAARTRGGHPEQREAGGGWGAVGGRGGGPGGVRGPGGPGGGPGGVRGPGGPGGGPGGVRGPGGPGGQRPPYGMRTMNPPQRPTTGGTGGAAGLMPGTRKEYIEAFDAPDALDCDGDDVFAAGAPGGVPPQRRTQRTATPSGGIGGGSGGDGGSGPDNDEQEPPGKGARGVAKGGKGRTFTGIAAAAVTTVLAVVVAGQVAGGPQGGGGKTQAQGGSEQGDDAASRGSHDDDGRGAARSANSPAPVTYDEKMAALYPLDAKLRGSGAFQTVRGHDKAPGRGQVMRYRVDVEKGLPLDGQLFAEAVHKTLNDDRSWGHGGVRTFERVSSGHADFVITLASPGTTAAWCAKSGLDTTEDNVSCDSASTERVMINAYRWAQGAKTFGDDKMHSYRQMLINHEVGHRLGHNHEICSKQGALAPVMMQQTKFLSTDGATCRPNAWPFPKG comes from the coding sequence TGCGGCGCGTGGGTAAACACAGCGCACGTGGCAGCCAGGAGGGCCGGGAGAGCCGGCCCGCCGTGGCGGGCTCCGGCCAGGGGCAGGGCTCGGGCCCCGCGTTCGTCGAGTACCGCGCGTCCGGTGAGGCCCCTGCGGCCGACGGTGGCAGACCGGGGACCGGGCGCCGCCGGGCCGCACCGGGGCCCGGCGCCCCGGATCCCGGGATCACCCCGCCGCAGGGCGTGCCGAGGCTGCCGCACGGTGCCGGCGGGCCCGCGGCGCGCACCAGGGGCGGACATCCCGAGCAGCGCGAGGCGGGCGGCGGCTGGGGCGCGGTCGGTGGCCGCGGCGGCGGTCCGGGCGGGGTCAGGGGTCCCGGTGGGCCCGGCGGCGGTCCGGGCGGCGTCAGGGGTCCCGGTGGGCCCGGCGGCGGTCCGGGCGGGGTCAGAGGCCCCGGCGGACCCGGCGGTCAGCGGCCCCCTTACGGCATGCGCACCATGAACCCGCCGCAGCGCCCCACCACGGGCGGCACGGGTGGCGCGGCCGGTCTGATGCCCGGTACGCGCAAGGAGTACATCGAGGCTTTCGACGCCCCCGACGCCCTGGACTGCGACGGCGACGACGTCTTCGCCGCCGGTGCGCCGGGCGGCGTGCCCCCGCAGCGCCGTACGCAGCGGACGGCCACCCCCTCCGGGGGGATCGGCGGCGGCTCGGGCGGCGACGGCGGAAGCGGGCCGGACAACGACGAGCAGGAGCCCCCGGGCAAGGGGGCGCGCGGTGTCGCCAAGGGCGGTAAGGGGCGCACGTTCACCGGTATCGCCGCCGCGGCCGTGACCACCGTGCTGGCGGTCGTGGTGGCCGGACAGGTCGCGGGCGGACCGCAGGGCGGCGGCGGTAAGACGCAGGCCCAGGGCGGCTCGGAGCAGGGCGACGACGCCGCCTCCCGCGGCTCCCATGACGACGACGGCCGCGGTGCGGCCCGTTCGGCGAACTCGCCCGCCCCCGTCACCTATGACGAGAAGATGGCGGCCCTCTATCCGCTCGACGCCAAGCTGCGCGGATCCGGCGCCTTCCAGACCGTCCGCGGGCACGACAAGGCGCCCGGCCGGGGGCAGGTGATGCGCTACCGCGTGGACGTGGAGAAGGGGCTGCCGCTCGACGGTCAGCTGTTCGCCGAGGCCGTGCACAAGACGCTCAACGACGACCGCAGTTGGGGGCACGGCGGCGTTCGTACCTTCGAGCGGGTCTCGTCCGGGCATGCGGACTTCGTGATCACCCTCGCGAGCCCCGGGACCACGGCGGCGTGGTGCGCCAAGTCCGGCCTGGACACCACCGAGGACAACGTCTCCTGCGACTCGGCGTCCACCGAGCGCGTCATGATCAACGCCTATCGGTGGGCGCAGGGCGCCAAGACCTTCGGCGACGACAAGATGCACTCCTACCGCCAGATGCTCATCAACCACGAGGTGGGCCACCGTCTCGGCCACAACCACGAGATCTGCTCCAAGCAGGGCGCGCTCGCGCCGGTGATGATGCAGCAGACCAAGTTCCTGTCGACGGACGGCGCCACCTGCCGCCCCAACGCCTGGCCGTTCCCCAAGGGATGA